In the Hordeum vulgare subsp. vulgare chromosome 7H, MorexV3_pseudomolecules_assembly, whole genome shotgun sequence genome, one interval contains:
- the LOC123410044 gene encoding bidirectional sugar transporter SWEET6a-like, with translation MCRPTFWRIIKNKDVEEFKSDPYLATLLNCMLWVFYGILCVIFGSAMYASPLTIMGKVIKTKSVEYMPFFLSLVSFLNGVCWTSYALIKFDLYVTVSNISIFRFQPNLI, from the exons ATGTGCAGGCCGACGTTCTGGCGAATCATCAAGAACAAGGACGTGGAGGAGTTCAAGTCGGACCCGTACCTAGCGACGCTGCTCAACTGCATGCTCTGGGTGTTCTACGGCATCCTCTGCGTCATATTCGGCTCGGCAATGTACGCCTCCCCGCTCACCATCATG GGTAAAGTGATCAAGACCAAGAGCGTCGAGTACATGCCCTTCTTCCTGTCGCTGGTGAGCTTCCTCAACGGCGTCTGCTGGACGTCCTACGCTCTCATCAAATTCGACCTCTACGTCACGGTCAGTAATATCTCCATCTTCAGGTTCCAACCAAATCTTATATAA
- the LOC123410043 gene encoding uncharacterized protein LOC123410043, giving the protein MTNLVRWLFSTTRFTTFYFFLCIKFPLIYNFILLSICIFLFLWRFILIVIAVFNLFCSCFVGSSFLITLPPEIQDPQALAHLAGLNFYLSLYEQDPGWVTFIQNELFHNTPLEDIPGRLKLFLMEEKLSSMRQDVIQEFVALYQRVGPYLPIEPYLVDEALRSYLFHIHATDSFTVLQASYQDLRENEGGSVFFENAVSHNRDFLEAESSARRCLEVEQRIRWEEIPKSKASLEKAEHEHALDLSKSEDLRRELEKKKSGVAQ; this is encoded by the coding sequence ATGACAAATCTGGTTCGATGGCTCTTCTCCACTACTCGCTTTActactttctattttttcttaTGTATTAAGTTTCCCTTAATATATAATTTTATATTACTTTCGATTTGTATATTTTTATTCCTTTGGCGTTTTATATTAATAGTAATAGCCGTTTTCAATCTTTTTTGTTCGTGCTTCGTCGGCTCCTCCTTTCTGATCACTCTCCCGCCGGAGATTCAAGACCCCCAGGCTCTAGCTCATTTAGCAGGGCTAAACTTCTATCTGAGTCTTTACGAGCAGGATCCGGGATGGGTTACGTTCATTCAGAACGAGCTGTTTCACAATACCCCCCTGGAAGACATACCTGGGCGGCTTAAGCTCTTCCTAATGGAAGAAAAGCTCTCTTCTATGCGACAAGATGTCATTCAGGAATTTGTGGCGCTTTATCAAAGAGTAGGGCCTTATCTACCGATCGAGCCCTACTTGGTCGATGAAGCGCTTCGTTCCTATCTTTTCCATATTCACGCAACTGATTCTTTCACTGTTCTCCAAGCGTCTTATCAAGATCTGCGGGAGAATGAGGGAGGATCAGTTTTCTTTGAAAATGCTGTTTCCCACAACCGGGATTTCCTTGAGGCGGAAAGCTCCGCAAGGAGGTGCCTGGAAGTGGAACAGAGGATCCGGTGGGAAGAAATCCCCAAGAGCAAGGCAAGTCTCGAAAAGGCGGAGCACGAGCATGCTCTCGACTTGTCTAAGTCGGAGGATCTTAGAAGGGaattagaaaaaaaaaagagCGGGGTAGCTCAGTAA